A window of Primulina tabacum isolate GXHZ01 chromosome 4, ASM2559414v2, whole genome shotgun sequence contains these coding sequences:
- the LOC142542832 gene encoding uncharacterized protein LOC142542832 isoform X1 — protein sequence MAAPSAGTSAAVESTSVSSEELSVKAVHKRYDGLMTVRTKAIKGKGAWYWAHLEPILVHNPDTGFPKAVKLRCSLCDAVFSASNPSRTASEHLKRGTCPNFASSPNPISSVPPSSSVSVASLPHTPNVPSSSQLSHNQRKRSSSGGSRGVGLGGGGGSGNSVGVVTTFSAHQVTIPPLAVVDPSRFTVDLAYPPSVPIASTSAVIVSASASPGGRVSGTGAGTGGGLYSHQQQQQLVLSGGKEDLGALAMLEDSVKRLKSPKASRAPTLSKEQVDSAFDLLVDWVYDCCGSVTFSSLEHPKFKAFLNHVGLPAVSRKELAGSRLDAKYEEAKAESEAKIRDAMFFQIASDGWKSKDYYSHPREESLVNLVNLAVNLPNGTSVFRRAVFTSGYTVSKYAEEVLWDIITEICGNNVQHCVGVVSDKFKALRNLENQHQWMVNLCCQYQGLNALIKDFGNGLPLFKNVTENCLKLANFVNNKSQIRHSFQKYQLQEYRHASLLRVPLRSYERSDFGPVLAMVEDILSSARALELVLLDESYKMVLMEEPIAREIEETMRNRHFWNELEAVHSLVKLVKTMARDIETEKPRIGQCLSLWQELRLKLKDWCSKFHILEGPVEKIIERRFKKNYHPAWAAAFILDPLYLIRDTSGKYLPPFKFLTPEQEKDVDKLITRLVSRDEAHIALMELMKWRTEGLDPVYAQAVQLKQKDPNTGKMKIANPQSSRLVWETHLTEFKSLGKVAVRLIFLHATSCGFKCNLPLMRWISANSHSRVGMDRAQKLVFIYAHSKMEKRENSDDDDKETGDLFTLENGEDDVLNEVFVDTSSASI from the exons ATGGCAGCACCGAGCGCCGGAACCTCCGCCGCAGTGGAATCTACTTCCGTCTCGTCTGAAGAATTATCTGTGAAGGCGGTGCACAAGAGATATGATGGGTTGATGACTGTACGGACGAAGGCAATTAAGGGCAAAGGCGCGTGGTACTGGGCACACCTTGAGCCGATTCTTGTGCATAATCCTGATACGGGTTTTCCCAAGGCCGTGAAGCTGAGGTGTTCGTTGTGCGACGCAGTGTTCTCCGCTTCTAACCCGTCGAGAACTGCCTCCGAGCACTTGAAAAGGGGCACATGCCCGAATTTTGCTTCGTCGCCAAATCCCATTTCTTCAGTGCCTCCGtcttcttctgtttctgttGCTAGCTTGCCGCATACTCCGAATGTTCCGTCGTCATCCCAGCTGTCCCACAACCAAAGGAAGCGTAGTTCTTCCGGAGGTAGTCGTGGCGTCGGTCTCGGCGGCGGAGGGGGTAGTGGGAATTCCGTTGGTGTAGTAACGACCTTTTCCGCGCACCAAGTAACTATTCCACCATTGGCTGTTGTTGACCCATCAAGATTTACAGTGGATTTAGCTTACCCACCTTCTGTTCCAATTGCTAGCACTAGTGCTGTCATCGTCTCCGCTAGTGCAAGTCCCGGCGGCAGAGTCAGCGGCACAGGGGCTGGCACCGGCGGCGGGTTGTACAGTCATCAACAGCAACAACAGTTGGTTTTGTCAGGTGGGAAAGAGGATTTGGGAGCTTTAGCTATGTTGGAAGACAGCGTGAAACGGCTCAAGAGCCCTAAAGCATCGCGTGCACCGACTCTGAGCAAGGAACAGGTTGATTCTGCATTTGATCTTCTTGTTGATTGGGTTTATGATTGTTGCGGGTCAGTTACATTTTCAAGCCTCGAGCATCCAAAATTTAAGGCATTCCTGAATCACGTAGGATTGCCTGCAGTTTCAAGGAAAGAACTAGCTGGGTCTAGATTAGATGCCAAGTATGAGGAGGCTAAGGCGGAGTCTGAGGCCAAGATTCGCGATGCCATGTTCTTTCAGATTGCATCTGATGGCTGGAAGTCAAAGGATTATTATAGTCACCCAAGGGAGGAGAGTTTGGTGAATTTAGTAAATTTGGCTGTGAATCTTCCTAATGGAACTAGTGTGTTTAGGAGGGCAGTTTTTACAAGTGGTTACACGGTGTCGAAATATGCAGAGGAGGTTTTGTGGGATATTATAACTGAAATTTGTGGGAACAACGTGCAGCATTGTGTAGGTGTAGTTTCAGACAAGTTTAAGGCATTGAGGAATTTAGAGAATCAGCATCAATGGATGGTAAATCTTTGTTGTCAATATCAGGGTTTGAACGCACTGATTAAGGATTTTGGTAATGGGCTTCCGTTATTCAAGAATGTGACTGAAAATTGCTTGAAACTGGCAAATTTTGTTAACAACAAGTCTCAGATTCGGCATAGTTTTCAGAAGTATCAGCTGCAAGAATACAGACATGCCAGTTTGTTAAGAGTACCACTGCGAAGTTATGAAAGATCAGATTTTGGTCCTGTATTGGCAATGGTAGAGGACATATTGAGCTCGGCTCGGGCTCTTGAGTTAGTGTTGTTGGATGAATCATACAAGATGGTTTTAATGGAGGAGCCAATTGCCAGAGAGATTGAAGAAACGATGAGGAATCGACATTTCTGGAATGAATTAGAAGCTGTGCATTCTCTAGTGAAATTAGTTAAGACCATGGCTCGAGATATCGAGACTGAAAAACCTCGGATTGGACAATGCCTGTCACTCTGGCAAGAGCTTAGGTTAAAACTGAAGGATTGGTGCTCTAAATTTCACATTCTTGAAGGGCCTGTGGAAAAAATAATCGAGAGAagattcaaaaaaaattatcatcCTGCTTGGGCTGCTGCCTTCATTCTTGATCCACTTTATCTGATCAGGGACACTAGTGGTAAATACTTACCACCCTTTAAATTCTTGACACCTGAACAAGAGAAGGATGTTGATAAACTCATAACTCGTCTTGTATCGAGGGACGAAGCTCACATTGCACTGATGGAGCTTATGAAGTGGAGAACAGAAGGGCTTGATCCTGTTTACGCTCAAGCAGTGCAATTAAAGCAAAAGGATCCCAACACTGGTAAGATGAAGATTGCCAACCCCCAAAGCAGCAGGCTTGTGTGGGAAACACACTTGACTGAGTTCAAGTCATTAGGAAAGGTAGCAGTTCGGTTAATTTTCCTTCACGCGACTTCGTGCGGTTTTAAATGCAACTTGCCTTTAATGAGATGGATTAGTGCTAATTCCCATTCAAGAGTTGGAATGGATAGGGCTCAAAAGCTGGTTTTTATATATGCTCATTCGAAGATGGAGAAACGGGAAAATTCGGATGATGATGATAAGGAAACCGGCGACCTTTTTACCTTGGAAAATGGTGAGGACGATGTGCTCAATGAGGTTTTTGTTGATACATCCTCTGC AAGCATATGA
- the LOC142542832 gene encoding uncharacterized protein LOC142542832 isoform X2, protein MAAPSAGTSAAVESTSVSSEELSVKAVHKRYDGLMTVRTKAIKGKGAWYWAHLEPILVHNPDTGFPKAVKLRCSLCDAVFSASNPSRTASEHLKRGTCPNFASSPNPISSVPPSSSVSVASLPHTPNVPSSSQLSHNQRKRSSSGGSRGVGLGGGGGSGNSVGVVTTFSAHQVTIPPLAVVDPSRFTVDLAYPPSVPIASTSAVIVSASASPGGRVSGTGAGTGGGLYSHQQQQQLVLSGGKEDLGALAMLEDSVKRLKSPKASRAPTLSKEQVDSAFDLLVDWVYDCCGSVTFSSLEHPKFKAFLNHVGLPAVSRKELAGSRLDAKYEEAKAESEAKIRDAMFFQIASDGWKSKDYYSHPREESLVNLVNLAVNLPNGTSVFRRAVFTSGYTVSKYAEEVLWDIITEICGNNVQHCVGVVSDKFKALRNLENQHQWMVNLCCQYQGLNALIKDFGNGLPLFKNVTENCLKLANFVNNKSQIRHSFQKYQLQEYRHASLLRVPLRSYERSDFGPVLAMVEDILSSARALELVLLDESYKMVLMEEPIAREIEETMRNRHFWNELEAVHSLVKLVKTMARDIETEKPRIGQCLSLWQELRLKLKDWCSKFHILEGPVEKIIERRFKKNYHPAWAAAFILDPLYLIRDTSGKYLPPFKFLTPEQEKDVDKLITRLVSRDEAHIALMELMKWRTEGLDPVYAQAVQLKQKDPNTGKMKIANPQSSRLVWETHLTEFKSLGKVAVRLIFLHATSCGFKCNLPLMRWISANSHSRVGMDRAQKLVFIYAHSKMEKRENSDDDDKETGDLFTLENGEDDVLNEVFVDTSSAI, encoded by the exons ATGGCAGCACCGAGCGCCGGAACCTCCGCCGCAGTGGAATCTACTTCCGTCTCGTCTGAAGAATTATCTGTGAAGGCGGTGCACAAGAGATATGATGGGTTGATGACTGTACGGACGAAGGCAATTAAGGGCAAAGGCGCGTGGTACTGGGCACACCTTGAGCCGATTCTTGTGCATAATCCTGATACGGGTTTTCCCAAGGCCGTGAAGCTGAGGTGTTCGTTGTGCGACGCAGTGTTCTCCGCTTCTAACCCGTCGAGAACTGCCTCCGAGCACTTGAAAAGGGGCACATGCCCGAATTTTGCTTCGTCGCCAAATCCCATTTCTTCAGTGCCTCCGtcttcttctgtttctgttGCTAGCTTGCCGCATACTCCGAATGTTCCGTCGTCATCCCAGCTGTCCCACAACCAAAGGAAGCGTAGTTCTTCCGGAGGTAGTCGTGGCGTCGGTCTCGGCGGCGGAGGGGGTAGTGGGAATTCCGTTGGTGTAGTAACGACCTTTTCCGCGCACCAAGTAACTATTCCACCATTGGCTGTTGTTGACCCATCAAGATTTACAGTGGATTTAGCTTACCCACCTTCTGTTCCAATTGCTAGCACTAGTGCTGTCATCGTCTCCGCTAGTGCAAGTCCCGGCGGCAGAGTCAGCGGCACAGGGGCTGGCACCGGCGGCGGGTTGTACAGTCATCAACAGCAACAACAGTTGGTTTTGTCAGGTGGGAAAGAGGATTTGGGAGCTTTAGCTATGTTGGAAGACAGCGTGAAACGGCTCAAGAGCCCTAAAGCATCGCGTGCACCGACTCTGAGCAAGGAACAGGTTGATTCTGCATTTGATCTTCTTGTTGATTGGGTTTATGATTGTTGCGGGTCAGTTACATTTTCAAGCCTCGAGCATCCAAAATTTAAGGCATTCCTGAATCACGTAGGATTGCCTGCAGTTTCAAGGAAAGAACTAGCTGGGTCTAGATTAGATGCCAAGTATGAGGAGGCTAAGGCGGAGTCTGAGGCCAAGATTCGCGATGCCATGTTCTTTCAGATTGCATCTGATGGCTGGAAGTCAAAGGATTATTATAGTCACCCAAGGGAGGAGAGTTTGGTGAATTTAGTAAATTTGGCTGTGAATCTTCCTAATGGAACTAGTGTGTTTAGGAGGGCAGTTTTTACAAGTGGTTACACGGTGTCGAAATATGCAGAGGAGGTTTTGTGGGATATTATAACTGAAATTTGTGGGAACAACGTGCAGCATTGTGTAGGTGTAGTTTCAGACAAGTTTAAGGCATTGAGGAATTTAGAGAATCAGCATCAATGGATGGTAAATCTTTGTTGTCAATATCAGGGTTTGAACGCACTGATTAAGGATTTTGGTAATGGGCTTCCGTTATTCAAGAATGTGACTGAAAATTGCTTGAAACTGGCAAATTTTGTTAACAACAAGTCTCAGATTCGGCATAGTTTTCAGAAGTATCAGCTGCAAGAATACAGACATGCCAGTTTGTTAAGAGTACCACTGCGAAGTTATGAAAGATCAGATTTTGGTCCTGTATTGGCAATGGTAGAGGACATATTGAGCTCGGCTCGGGCTCTTGAGTTAGTGTTGTTGGATGAATCATACAAGATGGTTTTAATGGAGGAGCCAATTGCCAGAGAGATTGAAGAAACGATGAGGAATCGACATTTCTGGAATGAATTAGAAGCTGTGCATTCTCTAGTGAAATTAGTTAAGACCATGGCTCGAGATATCGAGACTGAAAAACCTCGGATTGGACAATGCCTGTCACTCTGGCAAGAGCTTAGGTTAAAACTGAAGGATTGGTGCTCTAAATTTCACATTCTTGAAGGGCCTGTGGAAAAAATAATCGAGAGAagattcaaaaaaaattatcatcCTGCTTGGGCTGCTGCCTTCATTCTTGATCCACTTTATCTGATCAGGGACACTAGTGGTAAATACTTACCACCCTTTAAATTCTTGACACCTGAACAAGAGAAGGATGTTGATAAACTCATAACTCGTCTTGTATCGAGGGACGAAGCTCACATTGCACTGATGGAGCTTATGAAGTGGAGAACAGAAGGGCTTGATCCTGTTTACGCTCAAGCAGTGCAATTAAAGCAAAAGGATCCCAACACTGGTAAGATGAAGATTGCCAACCCCCAAAGCAGCAGGCTTGTGTGGGAAACACACTTGACTGAGTTCAAGTCATTAGGAAAGGTAGCAGTTCGGTTAATTTTCCTTCACGCGACTTCGTGCGGTTTTAAATGCAACTTGCCTTTAATGAGATGGATTAGTGCTAATTCCCATTCAAGAGTTGGAATGGATAGGGCTCAAAAGCTGGTTTTTATATATGCTCATTCGAAGATGGAGAAACGGGAAAATTCGGATGATGATGATAAGGAAACCGGCGACCTTTTTACCTTGGAAAATGGTGAGGACGATGTGCTCAATGAGGTTTTTGTTGATACATCCTCTGC CATATGA